In Victivallis sp. Marseille-Q1083, the genomic stretch TGAAAAATGCCATTGCGCTTTCGACAAAAACTTCAGGTACTTGGTCAGCAAAATAGCGATAAGCGCTGTCCAAACTTGAATCCGAACCGCATTTTCGCTGGTGCCGATAAACGTTTTGATCTTGAAGTTCTGCTTGAGCATCTTGAAAAAGCTTTCGATTTGCCAGCGAGCCTTATAGATGTCGCCGATCGTTTGTGCGTCCAGCTCAAAATTGTTGGTTAGCAAGGTCAATGTCCGATGGTTTTCCACATCGCAGACGACCACTTTGCGGAGACGTTCCGGATATTTGTCTTGCGAACCACGCAGAAAAATGACTTCATCGCTCAAAACGGTTCCGGGATATTGCTTGACATCGTATTCCGGGATGTCGTAGGTCGTATTGGTCTTGAGGCGCGTGACAAAATCCACACCGGAGAGATTCCATTTATACAGCATGGAAAAATCAACGTATCCGCGATCACAAACCACCATGCTGTCACGCGGGAGTTCCATTCGTCTGGCGCTGTTTACCTCATGAACATCTCCATTGGTGAAATCAACGAACACGGGAAGATGACCATCGTGATCCAACAGCATATTGAGCTTGATTGCCCCTTTGGTTTGCCGATAGGTTGCCCATGGAAAAACTTTAACGCAAAGCTCAATCAGCGTTGCGTCGAGACTGTAAAGTTTCTTGGGAAACGAAAACTCATGCCGTGGCGCAATTGCATGGCAGTGTCCCAGAAGCATATGGAAAATATCGCCGAACATTTTCGGAGAGCGATGGGCATTGGCGTACGACAAGTTGGATTTGGTTGGAGCGGATTCCACTCCAAGATGATTCAATTTACCTCCACAGGTTTTCAAACCTCCGCAAATCTCTCGCAGACTATTGGCCTGCGCCAACTGGCAGAAGATCATCGACACAAAATGTGCCCAACTGTCAAAGGACTGTTTTCGCTTGTCTCCATTGTGTTTCATGACTATTTCTTCAAATTCTCGCTTCGGTATCAAATCCAACACTTGACGAAAAAGACTGACTGATGTATTCTTCATTACGGAGCCTCCTTGTGGTTTAGGCAACCGTAATATACTATTACGGACAAGTTGGCTCCACTTTTTTCACCCTTTCAAAAGTTTGTTAGGACAGGCGTGATGGATGATGCAGATGGGAATCCCATATTAGATTGGGAAGGCTTTTCTGCTTCTGTATTTTCATTAGGAGAAGTCTATGCCAATGGTTTTGATAAGATGATTGAAGAATTGAAGCTGAAACTTGGAACTTTTGATGAAACTGGCAATGTTGGAAATTGTTTTGAACGGTTGACTATTATTGGCCATGGAGTTAGCAATACACTTGTGTTGGGGAAAAATGATACGATTGGTTCTTTTCAGATGGAGCTTCTTGTGAATAATTCTCCGGTACAAGACCTTCAAGTCAAAGGATTTCTTGACTCATTGAAGGGGATGTTGTGTAGCTGTAATGCAGTTGTGGAATGGAGACTTTGTTATGTTGGTGATGGTAATGCAGGAAGTCTTTTGGGGCAACAATTAGCAAATTATTTGAACGCAGGAGTCATTTTGCATCAAGGTCAATCTAATATATTAGGTGCAACTGGATTTGGGGCAAAACCTTTATATAAAAATGAAGATTATAACCCTCTATACCCACATCGTATTAGGCGTTTTTTGCCAGAGCAACAATTTGATACTTTTCTTATGGAGAAAAAATAATGAAGAAAATAACTAGATATTCTATATGGGTCTTAGTTATTATTGCAATAGAAATATTAATTTTGTTATTTTGTCTTCCAGAAATAGTAACAAGAGGTTTTTATTATTTACCTCAAGAGATTGAAATTTCTGGAAACATAATACTGGCTGATAATACAGCTATAGAAATTTCCCCGCCTATAAAGGCATATCGTGTGGAAACTATGGATTTATCCAAAGAATATTGGGTCGGAATATATAAAATTGATGGAAAAATAGCAAAAGTATATATTTTAAATAAAAAAATTTACTTAAATATTAAAAATGTTTATTGTATTGATAATACTGAATTATTTGATAGAATAAAAAAATACATAAAAGAGCATGAGCATAAATATAACAGAAAATTTTCTTTTTAAAATATATTTCTAATAAGAAATTATTGTTATTGATTTTATAATAGAATAGGTTATAATTTTGGACTTTATATAGAACTAAATGTACCCAGAAGGCTAACAAGACGGCGGGATCATTGACGAAGAACTACGGTTATACATTGAACATCAAGGACCAGCGGATCAAGACGACGCTGGCGGACGGCAGTTACTGGGATTACGCGTATGACAACTATGGACAGGTGATCAACGCGGTGCGCAAGAATGCTTCCGGAGGGATCGCCGGGCAGTCGTTCAATTACAGCTTCGACCAGGTCGGCAACCGTCTGTCCGCCTTCCAGGGGACGACCGTCAGTGATTCCCAGTGGAGCTATACGGTGAACGCGGTAAATCAGTATTCGCTGATCACCGAGCCGAATGGCACCACTTACGCGCAGGTGCACGATGCGGACGGCAACCTGACTGGGAGCTATACGACGCAGT encodes the following:
- a CDS encoding IS4 family transposase; this encodes MKNTSVSLFRQVLDLIPKREFEEIVMKHNGDKRKQSFDSWAHFVSMIFCQLAQANSLREICGGLKTCGGKLNHLGVESAPTKSNLSYANAHRSPKMFGDIFHMLLGHCHAIAPRHEFSFPKKLYSLDATLIELCVKVFPWATYRQTKGAIKLNMLLDHDGHLPVFVDFTNGDVHEVNSARRMELPRDSMVVCDRGYVDFSMLYKWNLSGVDFVTRLKTNTTYDIPEYDVKQYPGTVLSDEVIFLRGSQDKYPERLRKVVVCDVENHRTLTLLTNNFELDAQTIGDIYKARWQIESFFKMLKQNFKIKTFIGTSENAVRIQVWTALIAILLTKYLKFLSKAQWHFSTLVTFLKWNLFVYRDLRQWLDQPFTKPPEPESFQPEFAF